A stretch of Lathyrus oleraceus cultivar Zhongwan6 chromosome 6, CAAS_Psat_ZW6_1.0, whole genome shotgun sequence DNA encodes these proteins:
- the LOC127095449 gene encoding 2-oxoglutarate and iron-dependent oxygenase domain-containing protein CP2 translates to MHNHHHHHQNGSLERRAQASNGDIATNGSNGVVGASNSITRLLGNPRIDHMPDNYEDLPLDFNPLVFTSLERHLPSHILNLSRDLKAHYMSNILLRYLPHSERIRMQKQKEYRQNIILNYPPLHKEMYTMLSENFFAPSFLRAIKENTEAGFRSILAEPSRGIYTFEIFQPHFCEMLVSEVDHFERWVHETKFRIMRPNTMNQYGAVLDDFGLESMLDKLMNDFIRPIARVFFSEIGGSTLDSHHGFAVEYGTNRDVELGFHVDDAEVTLNICLGTQFSGGELFFRGVRCDEHVNTETQSGEIFDYPHVPGQAVLHSGRHRHGARPTISGNRINLILWCRSSAFREIKKYQREFPSWCGECKRKKKERERIAVSATKAELLKRELKSAS, encoded by the exons ATGCATAACCATCACCATCACCATCAAAATGGTTCCTTGGAACGCAGAGCTCAAGCTTCCAACGGAGACATTGCTACTAACGGCAGCAATGGTGTTGTTGGTGCTTCCAATTCCATAACCAGACTTCTCGGAAACCCTAGAATTGATCACATGCCTGATAATTATGAAGATCTTCCTTTGGATTTCAACCCTCTTGTTTTCACTTCACTCGAGAGACATCTTCCTTCTCATATTCTTAACCTATCTAGAGACCTCAAAGCTCACTACATGTCCAACATTCTACTCCGTTATTTGCCTCACAGCGAACGCATTAGG ATGCAAAAGCAGAAGGAATACAGGCAAAATATAATATTAAATTATCCT CCGCTTCATAAGGAGATGTATACTATGCTCAGTGAAAACTTTTTTGCACCCTCATTTCTCAGAGCTATTAAAGAAAATACAGAAGCGGGTTTCAGAAGTATATTGGCAGAACCCTCCAGAGGAATTTATACGTTTGAAATATTTCAACCACATTTTTGTGAAATGTTGGTATCTGAG GTAGATCATTTTGAAAGATGGGTCCATGAGACCAAATTCAGAATCATGCGACCTAATACAATGAATCAATATGGTGCTGTTCTTGATGATTTTGGCCTGGAATCCATGCTTGATAAATTGATGAATGATTTCATACGTCCTATAGCTCGAg TTTTCTTTTCTGAAATTGGTGGATCCACACTGGACTCTCATCATGGTTTTGCTGTTGAATATGGAACCAATAGAGATGTGGAACTTG GGTTCCACGTGGATGATGCAGAAGTCACCTTAAATATTTGCCTGGGAACACAGTTTTCAGGTGGAGAATTGTTCTTCCGAGGCGTTCGATGTGATGAACATGTGAATACAGAGACCCAATCAGGG GAAATATTCGATTATCCTCATGTTCCAGGACAGGCAGTCCTTCATTCTGGTCGCCACCGTCATGGTGCCAGACCTACAATATCTGGGAATCGGATCAACTTAATTCTATGGTGTAGAAG TTCGGCATTTAGAGAGATCAAGAAATACCAAAGAGAATTTCCTAGCTGGTGTGGAGAATGTAAACGCAAGAAGAAGGAAAGAGAGCGTATTGCAGTTTCTGCCACAAAAGCG GAATTACTGAAAAGGGAGCTTAAATCAGCCTCATGA